Proteins encoded together in one Streptomyces umbrinus window:
- the secA gene encoding preprotein translocase subunit SecA, translating into MGVIPVPALGLDNITGRIMRAGEGRILRRLQRIAEQVGSLEEDFEQLTDEELQALTPEFQGRYEAGESLDDLLPEAFAAMREAARRTLGMRHFDVQVMGGAALHLGNIAEMQTGEGKTLVATLPVYLNALTGKGVHLVTVNDYLAQRDADWMGRAYRFLGLTVGVIKSQSTPAERRTQYACDITYGTNTEFGFDYLRDNMAWSKDELVQRGHHFAIVDEADSILIDEARTPLIISGPADQPTHWYEAFSRMVTRMRGVAVQDENFTSPLDKERLAELRATHDYEYDPKKRTVAILDSGVEFLQDQLGIESLYESDHTPLIGHLNNALKAKEHFKKDKDYVVVNGEVLIVDEHTGRILAGRRYNEGLHQAIEAKEAVTVKDENQTLATITLQNFFRLYEKLGGMTGTAMTEAAEFHQIYKLHVVPIPTNQPNAREDDPDQIYRTVEAKYTAILDDIAEKHEKGQPILVGTTSVEKSETLAARLKQRGIRHEVLNAKNHEREAQIVAQAGRRGAVTVATNMAGRGTDIMLGGNPEAMALAELDRRGLTPEENPDEHRAALDRIKESVAAEHDEVKGLGGLYVLGTERHESRRIDNQLRGRSGRQGDPGASRFYLSLGDDLMRLFRAQVVERVMSMANVPDDVPIENKMVTRAIASAQSQLEQQHFESRKDVLKFDEVLNRQRTLIYAERRRVLDGENLREQILHFMDDTIRAYITEETAEGFPEEWNLERLWGAFKQLYPVRITIEDLEDAAGQRAELTADELVEAVTDDVHARYEERETELGADALRDLERLVVLSVLDRKWREHLYEMDYLRDGIGLRWTLGREPIVEYEREGYDMFAAMTEAIKEESVGYVFNLDASGKATGGQEGLDSGRRTDGLHFSAPTLDTAEGVVEGDFEPADAVPSPTAEGVADAKPQPQQRRAARSRSRRKRKR; encoded by the coding sequence ATGGGGGTAATTCCAGTGCCGGCTCTCGGTCTCGACAACATCACCGGCCGGATCATGCGGGCCGGCGAGGGAAGAATCCTGCGCAGACTCCAGCGCATCGCGGAACAGGTGGGCTCCCTGGAGGAGGACTTCGAGCAGCTCACCGACGAGGAACTCCAGGCGCTCACACCGGAGTTCCAGGGGCGGTACGAGGCCGGTGAGAGCCTCGACGACCTGCTGCCGGAGGCCTTCGCCGCCATGCGCGAGGCCGCCCGCCGCACACTCGGGATGCGCCACTTCGACGTACAGGTCATGGGCGGCGCGGCCCTCCACCTCGGCAACATCGCCGAGATGCAGACCGGCGAGGGCAAGACCCTGGTCGCCACCCTGCCCGTGTACCTGAACGCCCTGACCGGCAAGGGAGTCCACCTCGTCACGGTCAACGACTACCTCGCCCAGCGCGACGCCGACTGGATGGGCCGCGCCTACCGCTTTTTGGGCCTGACCGTGGGCGTCATCAAGTCCCAGTCTACCCCGGCCGAGCGGCGCACGCAGTACGCCTGCGACATCACCTACGGCACCAACACCGAGTTCGGCTTCGACTACCTGCGCGACAACATGGCCTGGTCGAAGGACGAACTCGTGCAGCGCGGCCACCACTTCGCGATCGTCGACGAGGCCGACTCGATCCTCATCGACGAGGCCCGCACCCCGCTGATCATCTCCGGCCCCGCCGACCAGCCCACGCACTGGTACGAGGCGTTCTCCAGGATGGTCACGCGGATGCGGGGCGTCGCCGTCCAGGACGAGAACTTCACCTCACCGCTGGACAAGGAGCGCCTCGCCGAACTGCGGGCCACCCACGACTACGAGTACGACCCGAAGAAGCGCACGGTCGCGATCCTGGACAGCGGAGTGGAGTTCCTCCAGGACCAGCTCGGCATCGAGAGCCTCTACGAATCCGACCACACGCCCCTCATCGGCCACCTGAACAACGCGCTCAAGGCCAAGGAGCACTTCAAGAAGGACAAGGACTACGTCGTCGTGAACGGCGAGGTCCTCATCGTCGACGAGCACACCGGCCGCATCCTCGCCGGCCGCCGCTACAACGAGGGCCTGCACCAGGCCATCGAGGCCAAGGAGGCGGTGACGGTCAAGGACGAGAACCAGACCCTCGCCACCATCACCCTCCAGAACTTCTTCCGCCTCTACGAGAAGCTCGGCGGGATGACCGGCACCGCCATGACGGAGGCCGCCGAGTTCCACCAGATCTACAAGCTCCACGTGGTGCCGATCCCCACCAACCAGCCGAACGCCCGCGAGGACGACCCCGACCAGATCTACCGGACCGTGGAGGCCAAGTACACGGCGATCCTCGACGACATCGCCGAGAAGCACGAGAAGGGCCAGCCCATCCTCGTGGGCACCACCTCCGTCGAGAAGTCCGAGACCCTCGCCGCCCGGTTGAAGCAGCGGGGCATACGCCACGAGGTCCTCAACGCGAAGAACCACGAGCGCGAGGCCCAGATCGTGGCGCAGGCCGGCCGCAGGGGCGCGGTCACCGTGGCCACCAACATGGCGGGGCGCGGCACCGACATCATGCTCGGTGGCAACCCCGAGGCGATGGCCCTCGCCGAGCTCGACCGGCGCGGCCTCACCCCCGAGGAGAACCCCGACGAACACCGGGCGGCCCTCGACCGGATCAAGGAGTCGGTCGCGGCCGAGCACGACGAGGTCAAGGGCCTCGGCGGGCTCTACGTCCTCGGCACCGAGCGCCACGAGTCCCGCCGCATCGACAACCAGCTGCGCGGCCGCTCCGGCCGCCAGGGCGACCCCGGCGCCTCCCGCTTCTACCTCTCCCTCGGGGACGACCTGATGCGGCTGTTCCGGGCCCAGGTCGTGGAGCGCGTGATGTCGATGGCGAACGTCCCCGACGACGTCCCCATCGAGAACAAGATGGTCACCCGCGCCATCGCCTCCGCCCAGTCCCAGCTTGAGCAGCAGCACTTCGAGTCCCGCAAGGACGTCCTGAAGTTCGACGAGGTGCTCAACCGGCAGCGCACCCTCATCTACGCCGAGCGCCGCCGCGTCCTCGACGGGGAGAACCTGCGCGAACAGATCCTCCACTTCATGGACGACACCATCCGCGCGTACATCACCGAGGAGACCGCCGAGGGCTTCCCCGAGGAGTGGAACCTGGAGCGGCTGTGGGGCGCCTTCAAACAGCTCTACCCGGTCCGGATCACCATCGAGGACCTGGAGGACGCGGCCGGCCAGCGCGCCGAGCTCACCGCCGACGAACTCGTCGAGGCGGTCACCGACGACGTCCACGCCCGCTACGAGGAGCGCGAGACCGAGCTCGGCGCGGACGCGCTGCGCGATCTGGAGCGGCTCGTCGTGCTCTCGGTCCTCGACCGCAAATGGCGCGAGCACCTGTACGAGATGGACTACCTCCGCGACGGCATCGGGCTGCGGTGGACGCTCGGACGGGAGCCGATCGTCGAGTACGAGCGCGAGGGGTACGACATGTTCGCCGCGATGACCGAGGCGATCAAGGAGGAGTCGGTCGGGTACGTGTTCAATCTGGACGCGTCCGGGAAGGCCACCGGTGGCCAGGAGGGGCTGGATTCCGGTCGTCGTACGGATGGGCTGCATTTCAGTGCGCCGACGTTGGATACGGCGGAGGGCGTTGTCGAAGGGGACTTCGAGCCGGCCGACGCGGTTCCGTCGCCGACGGCGGAGGGTGTGGCCGATGCGAAGCCCCAGCCCCAGCAGCGGCGCGCGGCCAGGTCCAGGAGCCGTCGCAAACGCAAGAGGTAG
- a CDS encoding M50 family metallopeptidase, producing MTTLMMILGIVVFAIGLLVSIAWHELGHLSTAKLFGIRVPQYMVGFGPTIWSRKKGDTEYGVKAIPLGGYIRMIGMFPPGPDGRIEARSTSPWRGMIEDARAQSFEELQPGDEKRLFYTRKPWKRVIVMFAGPFMNLILAVAIFLGVMMTFGIQTQTTTVGKVSDCVIEQSENRSECQKSDTAAPAKAAGLQGGDKILAFNGEKITDWSTLQADIRANPGKDVTLTVERDGKQLDLTAHLIRNQVSKTDGDGGYVEGKYVYAGFLGFTPASGIVQQSFGQSVDRMGDMMQNGVESLVALPSKVPALWDAAFGDGPREADSPMGVVGAARVGGEVFTLDIPPENQIAMMLFLVAGFNLSLFLFNMLPLLPLDGGHIAGALWEALRRNLAKVLRRPDPGPFDVAKLMPVAYVVAGIFICFTILVLIADVVNPVRIS from the coding sequence ATGACGACCCTGATGATGATCCTCGGCATAGTCGTCTTCGCGATCGGCCTGCTCGTCTCGATCGCCTGGCACGAGCTGGGGCATCTCTCCACGGCCAAGCTGTTCGGCATTCGCGTGCCGCAGTACATGGTCGGCTTCGGCCCGACCATCTGGTCGCGCAAGAAGGGCGACACGGAGTACGGGGTCAAGGCGATTCCGCTCGGCGGCTACATCCGCATGATCGGAATGTTCCCGCCCGGCCCCGACGGACGTATCGAGGCCCGGTCCACCTCGCCGTGGCGCGGCATGATCGAGGACGCCAGAGCCCAGTCCTTCGAGGAACTCCAGCCGGGCGACGAGAAACGCCTCTTCTACACGCGCAAGCCGTGGAAGCGCGTCATCGTGATGTTCGCCGGCCCCTTCATGAACCTGATCCTGGCCGTCGCGATCTTCCTCGGCGTGATGATGACCTTCGGCATCCAGACCCAGACGACCACGGTCGGCAAGGTCTCGGACTGCGTCATCGAGCAGAGCGAGAACCGGTCCGAGTGCCAGAAGAGCGACACCGCAGCGCCCGCCAAGGCCGCCGGGCTCCAGGGCGGTGACAAGATCCTCGCGTTCAACGGCGAGAAGATCACCGACTGGTCGACCCTCCAGGCCGACATCCGCGCCAACCCCGGCAAGGACGTCACCCTCACCGTCGAGCGCGACGGCAAGCAGCTCGACCTGACCGCCCACCTGATCCGCAACCAGGTCAGCAAGACCGACGGCGACGGCGGCTACGTCGAGGGCAAGTACGTGTACGCCGGCTTCCTCGGCTTCACGCCCGCCTCCGGCATCGTCCAGCAGTCGTTCGGGCAGTCCGTCGACCGCATGGGCGACATGATGCAGAACGGCGTCGAGTCGCTCGTCGCCCTGCCGTCCAAGGTCCCCGCCCTGTGGGACGCGGCCTTCGGCGACGGCCCGCGCGAGGCGGACTCCCCGATGGGCGTGGTCGGCGCGGCCCGGGTCGGCGGCGAGGTCTTCACGCTGGACATCCCGCCGGAGAACCAGATCGCGATGATGCTGTTCCTCGTCGCGGGCTTCAACCTCTCCCTGTTCCTGTTCAACATGCTCCCGCTGCTGCCGCTCGACGGCGGGCACATCGCGGGCGCCCTGTGGGAGGCCCTGCGCCGCAACCTGGCGAAGGTGCTGCGGCGGCCGGACCCCGGTCCGTTCGACGTGGCGAAGCTCATGCCCGTCGCGTACGTGGTGGCCGGGATCTTCATCTGCTTCACGATCCTGGTACTGATCGCGGACGTGGTTAACCCGGTGAGAATCTCCTAG
- the dxr gene encoding 1-deoxy-D-xylulose-5-phosphate reductoisomerase yields MSDSPAPLADPHLVFDPVDGVRDVVILGSTGSIGTQAIDLVLRNPDRFRVTGLSAAGGRVGLLAEQAHRLRVRTVAVAREDVVPALREALSAQYGAGETLPEILVGADAATHLAASECHTVLNGITGSIGLAPTLAALEAGRTLALANKESLIVGGPLVKALAKPGQIIPVDSEHAALFQALASGTRADVRKLVVTASGGPFRGRTKTELADVTPEDALAHPTWAMGPVITINSATLVNKGLEVIEAHLLYDIPFERIEVVVHPQSYVHSMVEFTDGSTMAQATPPDMRGPIAIGLGWPERVPDAAPAFDWSKASSWEFFPLDTDAFPSVGLARHVGQLAGTAPAVFNAANEECVDAFLNGSLPFNGIMETVTKVVAEHGTPPLSASLERGDPHRPGTSLTVPDVLDAETWARARARELTARTTATSTATTTAEARA; encoded by the coding sequence ATGAGCGACAGTCCAGCCCCCCTCGCCGATCCGCATCTTGTCTTCGATCCTGTGGACGGAGTCCGGGATGTGGTGATCCTCGGATCCACCGGGTCGATCGGGACCCAGGCCATCGATCTTGTGCTGCGCAATCCCGACAGGTTCCGGGTCACCGGGCTCTCCGCCGCGGGCGGGAGGGTCGGACTGCTCGCCGAGCAGGCGCACCGGCTCCGCGTCCGGACGGTCGCCGTCGCGCGCGAGGACGTCGTACCGGCGCTGCGCGAGGCCCTGTCCGCGCAGTACGGAGCGGGGGAGACCCTCCCCGAGATCCTCGTGGGAGCGGACGCCGCGACCCACCTCGCCGCCTCCGAGTGCCACACCGTCCTGAACGGCATCACCGGCTCGATCGGCCTCGCCCCCACCCTCGCCGCCCTGGAGGCGGGCCGCACCCTCGCGCTCGCCAACAAGGAGTCGCTCATCGTCGGCGGCCCGCTGGTGAAGGCGCTGGCCAAGCCGGGCCAGATCATCCCGGTCGACTCCGAGCACGCCGCCCTCTTCCAGGCGCTCGCCTCCGGCACCAGGGCCGACGTACGCAAGCTCGTCGTCACCGCGTCCGGCGGCCCCTTCAGAGGACGTACGAAGACCGAGCTGGCCGACGTCACCCCCGAGGACGCCCTCGCGCACCCCACCTGGGCCATGGGCCCCGTCATCACGATCAACTCCGCGACCCTGGTCAACAAGGGTCTTGAAGTCATCGAGGCGCACCTCCTCTACGACATTCCCTTCGAGCGGATTGAGGTGGTCGTGCATCCGCAGTCGTATGTCCACTCGATGGTGGAGTTCACGGACGGATCGACAATGGCCCAGGCGACGCCCCCCGACATGCGCGGGCCGATCGCCATCGGCCTCGGCTGGCCCGAGCGGGTCCCCGACGCCGCGCCCGCCTTCGACTGGTCGAAGGCGTCGAGCTGGGAGTTCTTCCCGCTCGACACCGACGCGTTTCCGTCGGTGGGGCTCGCCCGGCATGTCGGGCAGCTCGCGGGCACGGCCCCGGCGGTGTTCAATGCGGCCAACGAGGAGTGCGTGGACGCGTTCCTGAACGGCTCCCTGCCGTTCAACGGGATCATGGAGACCGTCACGAAGGTCGTCGCCGAGCACGGCACTCCCCCACTCTCGGCTTCGCTCGAGCGGGGGGACCCCCATCGTCCGGGAACCTCGCTCACCGTCCCGGACGTCCTCGATGCGGAGACCTGGGCGCGGGCCCGGGCCCGTGAACTGACAGCCCGAACCACAGCGACATCGACAGCCACGACAACGGCGGAGGCTCGTGCATGA